The Buteo buteo chromosome 23, bButBut1.hap1.1, whole genome shotgun sequence genome includes a window with the following:
- the TRUB2 gene encoding pseudouridylate synthase TRUB2, mitochondrial isoform X1 translates to MAAVPGGLFAVYKPAGVAWGRVREAVETRLLRELNAVPGRAPRQHVRFLPAPGDDGAPGLVAARVPVLADHPLVRGPRFRRLKIGAGHRLDVKASGVFVLGIGHGNKLLTDLYNCHLTKVYTVGGLLGKATDDFSDTGKLVEKTTFDHITREKLERILAVIQGTNHKALLMHSNIDMKTQEAYELAVKGLIRPMGKSPPIITAIRCLQFALPEFQLEVHCLHETQQYLRKIVHEIGLELKSSAVCTQVRRIRDGVFTLDDALLRTQWNLQSIQNAIWDCQLKVKTELEKTLGHQDKIHLHKMDVEMAHAADS, encoded by the exons ATGGCGGCGGTGCCGGGCGGGCTCTTCGCCGTGTACAAACCGGCGGGGGTGGCGTGGGGCCGCGTCCGTGAGGCGGTGGAGACGCGGCTGCTGCGCG AGCTGAACGCGGTCCCGGGACGTGCCCCGCGGCAGCACGTCCGCTTCCTGCCGGCCCCGGGCGACGACGGGGCACCGGGGCTGGTGGCCGCGAGGGTGCCGGTGCTGGccgaccaccctctcg TCCGAGGCCCGCGGTTCAGGCGGCTGAAGATCGGAGCGGGTCACCGGCTGGATGTGAAGGCCTCGGGAGTCTTCG tacttGGCATAGGCCACGGGAACAAGCTACTCACTGATCTGTACAACTGCCACCTGACCAAG GTTTACACTGTTGGTGGGCTTCTTGGTAAAGCCACTGATGACTTCTCAGACACGGGGAAGCTAGTAGAGAAGACAACATTTG ATCATATCACAAGGGAGAAGCTGGAACGGATTCTTGCTGTCATTCAAGGAACAAATCATAAGGCCCTGCTGAT gcaTTCTAACATTGACATGAAAACACAAGAGGCATATGAGCTGGCTGTCAAAGGGTTGATTCGCCCCATGGGAAAAAGTCCTCCAATAATCACAGCAATCCGATGCCTCCAGTTCGCACTTCCAGAATTCCAGCTAG AAGTCCATTGCTTGCATGAGACTCAGCAGTACCTCCGAAAAATCGTTCATGAGATTGGTCTGGAGCTGAAATCATCTGCCGTGTGCACACAAGTGCGAAGAATACGCGATGGTGTTTTCACACTGGATGATGCTCTCCTGAGAACTCAGTGGAACCTGCAGAGTATACAGAATGCAATTTGGGACTGCCAGCTTAAAGTGAAAACAGAGTTAGAGAAAACACTAGGCCATCAGGATAAAATTCATCTTCATAAGATGGATGTGGAGATGGCCCACGCTGCAGACAGCTGA
- the TRUB2 gene encoding pseudouridylate synthase TRUB2, mitochondrial isoform X2, which translates to MAAVPGGLFAVYKPAGVAWGRVREAVETRLLRELNAVPGRAPRQHVRFLPAPGDDGAPGLVAARVPVLADHPLVLGIGHGNKLLTDLYNCHLTKVYTVGGLLGKATDDFSDTGKLVEKTTFDHITREKLERILAVIQGTNHKALLMHSNIDMKTQEAYELAVKGLIRPMGKSPPIITAIRCLQFALPEFQLEVHCLHETQQYLRKIVHEIGLELKSSAVCTQVRRIRDGVFTLDDALLRTQWNLQSIQNAIWDCQLKVKTELEKTLGHQDKIHLHKMDVEMAHAADS; encoded by the exons ATGGCGGCGGTGCCGGGCGGGCTCTTCGCCGTGTACAAACCGGCGGGGGTGGCGTGGGGCCGCGTCCGTGAGGCGGTGGAGACGCGGCTGCTGCGCG AGCTGAACGCGGTCCCGGGACGTGCCCCGCGGCAGCACGTCCGCTTCCTGCCGGCCCCGGGCGACGACGGGGCACCGGGGCTGGTGGCCGCGAGGGTGCCGGTGCTGGccgaccaccctctcg tacttGGCATAGGCCACGGGAACAAGCTACTCACTGATCTGTACAACTGCCACCTGACCAAG GTTTACACTGTTGGTGGGCTTCTTGGTAAAGCCACTGATGACTTCTCAGACACGGGGAAGCTAGTAGAGAAGACAACATTTG ATCATATCACAAGGGAGAAGCTGGAACGGATTCTTGCTGTCATTCAAGGAACAAATCATAAGGCCCTGCTGAT gcaTTCTAACATTGACATGAAAACACAAGAGGCATATGAGCTGGCTGTCAAAGGGTTGATTCGCCCCATGGGAAAAAGTCCTCCAATAATCACAGCAATCCGATGCCTCCAGTTCGCACTTCCAGAATTCCAGCTAG AAGTCCATTGCTTGCATGAGACTCAGCAGTACCTCCGAAAAATCGTTCATGAGATTGGTCTGGAGCTGAAATCATCTGCCGTGTGCACACAAGTGCGAAGAATACGCGATGGTGTTTTCACACTGGATGATGCTCTCCTGAGAACTCAGTGGAACCTGCAGAGTATACAGAATGCAATTTGGGACTGCCAGCTTAAAGTGAAAACAGAGTTAGAGAAAACACTAGGCCATCAGGATAAAATTCATCTTCATAAGATGGATGTGGAGATGGCCCACGCTGCAGACAGCTGA
- the COQ4 gene encoding ubiquinone biosynthesis protein COQ4 homolog, mitochondrial, which yields MLLLLLRRTAARVGGSLLRVGAGSPGKACLSHAEPGTRDGRSGEEEEEEGWYQLYPGHIPTSPLQKALLAAGSAFMALYDPYRHDMVAVLGETTGCLALPNLRDKMKHHPEGYRILQERPRIRLSTLDMAKLRGLPDGSLGREYIRFLEDNKVSPDTRMPPKFVDDEELAYVIQRYREVHDLIHTLLGMPTTILGEVVVKWFEAVQTGLPMCVLGAAFGPIHLSARNLQLLATELAPWAIRSGRNASCILNVYYEQRWEQSVASLREEIGIFPPPDVQV from the exons atgctgctgctgctgctgcggcggACGGCGGCGCGGGTGGGGGGCTCGCTGCTGCGGGTGGGAGCCGGTTCCCCAGGCAA AGCCTGTCTGAGCCACGCCGAGCCGGGGACCCGGGATGGACGCagcggggaggaggaagaggaggaagggtggTATCAGCTGTACCCCGGGCATATCCCCACCAGTCCGCTGCAGAAAGCCCTGCTGGCTGCCGGCTCGGCGTTTATGGCTCTCTATGACCCCTACAGACACG ACATGGTGGCAGTCCTCGGGGAGACCACAGGCTGCCTGGCCCTACCCAACCTGCGAGACAAGATGAAACACCACCCTGAAGGTTACCGCATCCTCCA gGAACGGCCTCGCATCCGTCTCTCCACCCTGGACATGGCCAAGCTGCGGGGGCTGCCGGATGGCTCGCTGGGCCGAGAGTACATCCGATTCTTGGAGGACAAC AAGGTTTCCCCAGACACCCGGATGCCGCCCAAGTTTGTTGATGATGAAGAGCTGGCGTACGTGATCCAGCGGTACCGGGAAGTCCACGATCTGATTCACACCCTTCTGGGCATGCCAACCACCATACTAG gTGAAGTCGTGGTGAAATGGTTCGAAGCCGTCCAGACGGGGCTGCCCATGTGTGTCCTGGGAGCAGCGTTCGGCCCCATCCATCTCAGCGCACG AAACCTGCAGCTCCTGGCCACTGAGCTGGCTCCCTGGGCGATTCGGAGCGGGCGCAACGCCAGCTGTATCCTGAACGTCTACTACGAGCAGCGCTGGGAGCAGTCAGTGGCGTCCCTGCGGGAGGAGATCGGCATCTTTCCTCCCCCAGATGTTCAAGTGTGA
- the SLC27A4 gene encoding long-chain fatty acid transport protein 4, with the protein MLRLAAFAALLLFFRVSLELSWIQAIPALFIFYLGSGGWDFFLIFIKTIRRDVTTGLVLLRVKWQVWRHVREKNTIAKIFQKTVNKYPEKTALIFQGTGESWTFRQLDEYSNRVANFFHGQGFRSGDVVALFMESRNQYVGLWLGLAKIGVETALVNSHLRMEALLHCITISNSKAVVFGVEMMEAIQEVQPSLQKSIDLFWSGEGSPESTLPGAKHLDPLLQMAQRHQPPPPDKGFLDKLFYIYTSGTTGLPKAAIVVNCRYFRMCSLVFYGFRMRPDDVVYDCLPLYHAAGNIVGVGQCLLQGMTVVIRKKFSASHFWEDCVKYNCTIVQYIGEICRYLLNQPYQEVERQHRVRMALGNGLRASIWREFMARFGIAQVAEFYGATECNCSLGNFDNNVGSCGFNSRILPGVYPIGLVKVDEDTMELIRGPDGVCICCKPGEPGQLVGRIVKSNPMQHFDGYLNQSATNKKIARDVFTKGDAAYLTGDVLVMDKYGYMYFRDRTGDTFRWKGENVSTTEVEGTLSRILNLADVVVYGVEIPGIEGKAGMAAIADPENSCDLEGFASELKKALPLYARPVFLRFLHEVSKTSTYKFQKMELRKQGFDPALVKDRLYFLDSRQGRYLPLDQAVFDRIQSGQQKL; encoded by the exons ATGCTGCGTCTGGCTGCTTTTGCAgcgctgctgctgttcttcaggGTCAGTCTGGAACTGTCCTGGATCCAGGCCATCCCTGCTCTCTTCATCTTCTACCTGGGATCTGGTGGATGGGACTTCTTCCTCATATTCATCAAGACAATACGAAGGGATGTCAC CACGGGGCTGGTCCTGTTGCGGGTGAAATGGCAGGTATGGAGGCATGTGAGGGAGAAGAACACAATCGCCAAGATCTTCCAGAAAACCGTGAACAAGTATCCAGAGAAGACAGCGCTGATCTTCCAAGGCACAGGCGAGAGCTGGACCTTCCGGCAGCTGGATGAGTACTCCAACCGGGTGGCCAATTTTTTCCATGGCCAAGGCTTCCGCTCTGGTGATGTGGTGGCTCTTTTCATGGAGTCACGCAATCAGTACGTGGGGCTGTGGCTTGGCTTGGCCAAGATTGGGGTGGAGACCGCCCTCGTGAATTCCCACCTGCGCATGGAGGCCTTGCTGCACTGCATCACAATCTCCAACTCCAAGGCTGTGGTTTTTGGTGTGGAGATGATGGAAG CAATTCAGGAAGTGCAGCCCTCCCTGCAGAAATCTATCGATCTCTTCTGGTCCGGGGAAGGAAGCCCCGAGTCCACGCTTCCTGGTGCAAAACACCTGGACCCCCTCCTGCAGATGGCCCAGCGGCACCAGCCACCCCCCCCTGATAAGGGCTTTCTTG ATAAACTCTTCTACATTTACACCTCTGGCACGACGGGGCTGCCCAAGGCTGCCATTGTGGTGAACTGCCG gtaCTTCCGCATGTGCAGCTTAGTTTTTTACGGTTTTCGCATGAGACCTGACGATGTGGTGTATGACTGCCTCCCGCTCTACCACGCTGCAG GGAACATCGTCGGGGTTGGgcagtgcctgctgcagggcATGACGGTTGTCATCCGCAAGAAGTTCTCGGCCTCGCACTTTTGGGAGGACTGCGTGAAATACAACTGCACG ATTGTACAGTACATTGGCGAGATCTGCCGCTACCTGCTGAACCAGCCGTACCAGGAGGTGGAGCGGCAGCACCGGGTGCGCATGGCGCTGGGCAACGGGCTGCGTGCCTCCATCTGGCGGGAGTTTATGGCCCGCTTCGGCATCGCCCAGGTGGCTGAGTTCTACGGGGCCACTGAATGCAACTGCAGCCTGGGAAACTTTGATAACAAT GTTGGGTCATGTGGCTTCAACAGCAGGATCCTACCAGGTGTGTACCCCATCGGCTTGGTGAAGGTGGATGAAGACACCATGGAGCTGATCCGGGGGCCAGATGGTGTCTGTATCTGCTGCAAACCAG GGGAGCCAGGGCAACTGGTGGGCCGCATTGTCAagagcaaccccatgcagcactttGATGGCTACCTGAATCAGTCAGCCACCAACAAGAAAATCGCCAGGGATGTGTTTACAAAAGGGGACGCTGCCTATCTCACAG GGGATGTCCTGGTGATGGACAAATATGGCTACATGTACTTCCGGGACCGCACTGGGGACACATTCCGCTGGAAGGGGGAGAACGTCTCTACCACAGAGGTGGAAGGGACACTGAGCCGCATCCTCAACCTGGCGGACGTGGTGGTTTATGGGGTGGAGATCCCAG GGATTGAAGGGAAGGCAGGAATGGCAGCCATCGCTGACCCAGAGAACTCCTGTGACCTAGAAGGCTTTGCCAGCGAGCTGAAAAAAGCCTTGCCACTGTACGCGCGTCCTGTCTTCCTGCGGTTCCTGCACGAAGTCTCCAAGACAA GCACTTACAAGTTCCAGAAGATGGAGCTGCGGAAACAGGGTTTCGACCCCGCGCTGGTGAAGGATAGGTTGTACTTCCTGGACTCCAGGCAAGGCCGTTACCTGCCACTGGACCAGGCAGTGTTTGACAGGATCCAATCGGGACAGCAGAAGCTGTAA
- the SWI5 gene encoding DNA repair protein SWI5 homolog, with translation MLSNVIWSRLTLHKLIPSPRSCQPNGTNTEALQYEIKELKQKDLALDQEIAQLLSEGYSLEELEKHISLLHEYNDIKDAGQMLLGKLAVIRGVTTKQLYPEYDLELSD, from the exons ATGCTGTCGAACGTGATCTGGAGCAGGCTAACGTTACATAAACTG ATCCCGTCTCCAAGGTCCTGCCAGCCTAATGGAACCAACACAGAAGCCCTGCAGTATGAAATCAAAGAGCTGAAACAGAAGGACCTTGCTCTAGACCAAGAAATTGCACAATTATTGTCCGA AGGCTACAGCCTGGAGGAATTGGAGAAGCACATCTCTCTGCTCCATGAGTATAATGATATTAAAGATGCCGGACAGATGCTGCTGGGCAAGCTGG ctGTTATCCGAGGGGTTACTACAAAGCAGCTCTACCCTGAATACGATCTGGAGCTTAGCGACTAG